Proteins encoded together in one Zonotrichia leucophrys gambelii isolate GWCS_2022_RI chromosome 1, RI_Zleu_2.0, whole genome shotgun sequence window:
- the GPR143 gene encoding G-protein coupled receptor 143, producing the protein MASPRLETYCCPNRDAATQLVMHFQPEVFCGVCIGSASISLLLTILQLLPKKGQSPRKMPKASSSSTILLLISICDILGGVGIIFRSSVWLGFPGFIANISVVNGTDVWPSTFCVGSAMWIQLLYSAGFWWLFCYAVDSYLVVRRSAGLSTIVLYHMMTWGLAVMLCVEGIALLYYPSLSSCENGLEHAIPHYITTYAPLLLVLVANPILFRRTVSAVASLLKGRQGIYTENERRLGTEIQMRFFKIMLVFVICWSSNIINETLLFYLEMQPDINEMPLKNIRSAALITWIIMGVLNPMQGFLFTLAFYGWTGWRVDLKWRKREIPWESMSSSTVGENAYPSPVNYQSNIHDSKKISTTDSQQTDEAISMLSEGNTSSDERLTRSSPIYQGW; encoded by the exons ATGGCTTCTCCAAGGTTAGAAACCTACTGCTGCCCAAACAGGGATGCAGCCACACAGCTGGTGATGCACTTCCAGCCTGAAGTCTTCTGTGGAGTCTGCATTGGCAGTGCCTCCATCAGCCTGCTACTGaccatcctgcagctcctgccaaagAAGGGACAGAGCCCACGGAAGATGCCCaaagcctcctcctcctccaccatCCTTCTCCTTATCTCCATTTGTGACATCCTCGGGGGCGTAG gtATAATCTTCAGGTCAAGTGTATGGCTGGGCTTCCCAGGCTTCATAGCCAACATTTCTGTGGTGAACGGGACTGACGTGTGGCCTTCCACTTTCTGTGTGGGGAGCGCG ATGTGGATCCAGCTGTTATATAGTGCTGGCTTCTGGTGGTTGTTTTGCTATGCTGTTGATTCTTACTTGGTGGTGAGAAGATCAGCTGGACTGAG TACCATTGTGCTGTACCACATGATGACCTGGGGCCTGGCAGTGATGCTCTGTGTGGAGGGGATTGCTCTGCTTTACTACCCCTCTCTCTCCAG CTGTGAAAATGGCTTGGAACATGCCATCCCACATTACATCACAACCTATGCCCCACTCCTGCTAGTGCTTGTGGCCAACCCAATCCTGTTTAGGAGGACAGTATCAGCAG TTGCCTCCTTACTGAAAGGCAGACAAGGAATTTACACAGAGAATGAAAGACGTCTGGGGACAGAGATCCAGATGCGCTTCTTCAAAATTATGCTGGTATTTGTCATTTG ctggtcATCTAACATCATCAATGAGACCCTTCTGTTCTACCTCGAAATGCAGCCAGACATCAATGAAATGCCCCTGAAAAACATCAGGAGTGCTGCACTGATCACCTGGATCATCATG GGGGTTCTTAATCCCATGCAGGGCTTTCTCTTCACATTGGCTTTCTATGGCTGGACAGGATGGAGAGTGGACCTGaaatggagaaagagagaaataccCTGGGAATCTATGTCCTCATCAACTGTGGGGGAAAATGCCTATCCCTCCCCAGTGAACTACCAAAGCAACATCCACGACTCCAAGAAGATCTCGACCACTGACAGCCAGCAGACGGATGAGGCCATCAGCATGTTGTCTGAAGGTAACACCAGCAGTGACGAGAGGTTAACCAGGAGCTCTCCCATCTACCAGGGCTGGTAG